A DNA window from Bdellovibrio sp. BCCA contains the following coding sequences:
- a CDS encoding helix-turn-helix domain-containing protein, with translation MAKNLKRVMLERGLSVADLERRSKVSRKTLYHWMGGQKPRNIEQVFSVCDALQISIDSLYGRQTTQQQAVKPVIQIDVSDLKQDLHAGIYEVILRPVKISGDTN, from the coding sequence ATGGCGAAAAATCTAAAACGAGTAATGTTGGAGCGTGGATTGTCTGTTGCAGATCTAGAGCGCCGTTCGAAAGTTTCCAGAAAGACACTCTATCATTGGATGGGAGGGCAAAAGCCACGCAACATCGAACAAGTTTTCAGTGTGTGTGATGCTTTGCAAATCTCAATTGATAGTTTGTATGGACGTCAGACGACACAACAGCAAGCGGTGAAGCCCGTGATACAAATTGACGTGAGTGATCTGAAACAAGATCTTCACGCGGGAATTTATGAAGTTATCTTGCGTCCCGTGAAAATTTCTGGAGATACAAATTAG
- a CDS encoding exonuclease domain-containing protein — protein MNLDLPLNEYTYVAFDTETSGAYPIGYDIVEFGAVKWYKGKEVDRLQFLLKPRELMSDFIIGIHGISNEMVKDAPLMSEKIHEIHAFFKDSVVMAHHAPFDMGFVSIDFEKARLPLPSEPALCTSLLSRKWIHGVENHKLQTLVKHMAIDGGQAHRAYDDAKACLHVALGCFQKMGEEMTLAGAIKSQGKNLWWKDYSLMFSTDNQLKNLIEATQNKKDIDMIYQGGSAKGETRRLTPIGIVRNPDGDYLQAFCHKDQTAKRYYLTRISDVAIVF, from the coding sequence ATGAATCTAGATCTTCCTTTGAACGAATATACATACGTTGCCTTTGATACGGAAACCAGCGGAGCTTATCCCATTGGTTATGACATTGTCGAGTTTGGCGCGGTGAAATGGTACAAGGGTAAAGAGGTCGACCGTTTACAGTTCTTATTAAAACCGCGCGAATTGATGAGCGATTTCATCATCGGCATTCATGGGATTTCCAACGAGATGGTGAAAGACGCACCGTTGATGTCTGAAAAAATTCACGAGATTCATGCCTTCTTTAAAGATTCTGTCGTCATGGCTCACCATGCTCCCTTTGATATGGGATTTGTTTCCATTGATTTTGAAAAAGCGCGATTGCCGTTGCCGTCAGAGCCCGCGCTTTGCACCAGCCTGCTTTCGCGAAAGTGGATTCATGGGGTTGAAAACCATAAACTGCAAACATTGGTTAAGCATATGGCGATTGATGGTGGACAAGCTCACCGCGCGTACGATGATGCCAAAGCATGTTTGCATGTAGCGCTGGGATGTTTTCAAAAAATGGGCGAGGAAATGACCTTAGCCGGGGCTATCAAAAGCCAGGGAAAAAATCTTTGGTGGAAAGACTATTCATTGATGTTTTCCACGGACAATCAGTTGAAAAATCTTATCGAAGCCACTCAAAACAAAAAAGACATCGATATGATTTATCAAGGCGGTTCCGCGAAAGGCGAAACCCGCCGACTTACTCCGATCGGTATTGTGAGAAATCCCGACGGAGATTATTTGCAGGCTTTTTGTCATAAAGATCAAACTGCAAAAAGATATTATCTCACTCGCATTAGTGACGTTGCGATTGTTTTTTAA
- a CDS encoding TorF family putative porin codes for MRRYIAFIIILFSSLRVFAAEGNTSPTFQLSGDVSLLSHYVEYGLSQSDKSPALQGSFWFNFGPQFRLGLWGSNTNFEHSDDHFNLRMNADIKVSFSATTHLIITYSKSQYYNGGDHNGDLLGGHFHFGDYRILYDNNSNWEGTDHRSSRYAFGKVSTVFGSWKWDNEIGYNTPSVDNINPYFDARTGLGTKWGVIFFEGALTGTSESSQFNGAGDFFFILSASTDL; via the coding sequence ATGCGAAGATACATTGCTTTTATCATTATTCTATTCTCTTCATTGCGAGTTTTTGCCGCCGAGGGCAACACCTCTCCCACCTTTCAGCTTTCGGGAGACGTGAGTCTTCTTTCTCATTATGTCGAGTACGGGCTTTCGCAGTCGGATAAGTCACCGGCCTTGCAAGGATCTTTTTGGTTTAACTTTGGCCCGCAGTTTCGTTTGGGACTTTGGGGTTCTAATACAAACTTCGAGCATAGCGATGATCACTTCAACTTGCGCATGAATGCTGACATCAAGGTGTCGTTCTCTGCGACAACACATTTGATTATCACTTACAGTAAAAGTCAGTACTATAATGGCGGCGATCACAACGGTGATTTATTGGGCGGTCATTTTCATTTTGGCGACTATAGAATTCTTTACGACAACAACAGCAACTGGGAAGGCACGGATCACCGTTCTTCCCGTTATGCTTTCGGAAAAGTTTCGACGGTTTTCGGTTCTTGGAAATGGGATAACGAAATCGGTTACAACACTCCCAGCGTCGACAATATCAATCCTTACTTTGATGCTCGAACGGGATTGGGAACAAAATGGGGTGTGATCTTTTTTGAAGGAGCCCTCACTGGAACTAGCGAGAGCTCTCAATTTAATGGCGCGGGAGATTTCTTTTTTATTCTGTCTGCGTCGACGGATCTTTAA
- a CDS encoding flagellar motor protein MotB produces the protein MAEKKQTIVIKKIIVSGGGGHGGSWKVALADFMTALMAFFLVMWLLGQSEETKKAVSDYFSTPSVIEYNFQNFGAELTLEKLFLDILNEPLKAFQSFMEPVDKTPNLLDMGSTKVVAAYLADQMNDVAKNVVVTPEGYDFDIPDYMLFERGTAQPNANFVKVMDKIKGVTGGLKDADIKITSGLFVQAVPDGSVMSANKVASERFDIVRNKILASLESNTVSVVGGISVKEKRGEIDPAKLIGFIRVKIAQKELTSDGRKPRKLEALFGPSRVDMSVYDNFVNQISNRKKAEAPKDLKKQVDQELKEETGIKDPSTQTE, from the coding sequence ATGGCTGAAAAGAAACAAACGATAGTCATCAAAAAAATCATTGTCTCTGGAGGCGGTGGCCACGGCGGATCCTGGAAGGTCGCCCTTGCCGACTTCATGACAGCTTTGATGGCCTTCTTCCTCGTGATGTGGCTCCTGGGTCAATCTGAAGAGACGAAGAAAGCCGTGTCGGATTATTTCTCGACGCCGTCCGTGATTGAATACAATTTCCAAAACTTCGGTGCAGAACTGACGTTGGAAAAATTATTCTTGGATATTTTGAATGAGCCTTTAAAAGCATTCCAAAGTTTTATGGAGCCCGTTGATAAAACTCCAAATCTTTTGGATATGGGTTCAACAAAAGTTGTTGCTGCGTATTTGGCTGATCAAATGAATGATGTGGCGAAAAACGTGGTTGTAACTCCGGAAGGTTATGACTTTGATATTCCTGATTACATGCTTTTTGAAAGAGGCACGGCGCAACCGAACGCCAACTTTGTTAAAGTCATGGATAAAATCAAAGGGGTGACGGGCGGTCTTAAAGATGCTGACATCAAAATCACATCGGGACTTTTCGTTCAAGCGGTTCCAGACGGCAGCGTGATGTCCGCGAATAAAGTGGCGTCAGAAAGATTTGATATTGTTCGCAACAAGATTCTGGCTTCACTGGAAAGCAACACGGTGAGTGTTGTTGGCGGTATCAGCGTGAAAGAAAAACGTGGTGAGATTGATCCGGCAAAATTGATTGGTTTTATCCGTGTAAAGATCGCGCAAAAAGAGCTGACTTCTGACGGTCGTAAACCGCGCAAGCTCGAAGCCCTTTTTGGTCCGTCACGTGTGGATATGTCTGTGTATGACAACTTCGTGAATCAAATCAGCAACCGCAAAAAAGCGGAAGCCCCGAAAGATTTGAAAAAACAAGTTGATCAGGAACTCAAAGAAGAGACGGGAATTAAAGATCCGTCGACGCAGACAGAATAA
- the motA gene encoding flagellar motor stator protein MotA → MGFVGIIIVFACVFGTFAAGGGSMGVILHAALGEMVIIGGAAFGAYVIANPMKIVKMGIKLSIKAMTSKGPQKPDYVELLQMLFQLFQLFRKEGPQGVEKHIEEPEKSELFKAYPGFMHNHHAVDFLCDTMKVTLSAELSPYDVDDLLDADIKGIHAEEHLAQHAVTAVAGGFPGLGIVAAVLGIVKTMGKLSEGTEVIGASVAHALVGTMLGVFCAYGLIEPTATKMAADIESEGRYLTCIKAALVALQRGAPPIVCIEYARRSIMPEERPSFAEIDKATKEIKKAA, encoded by the coding sequence ATGGGTTTTGTAGGTATAATAATTGTATTTGCGTGTGTCTTCGGTACGTTCGCGGCCGGTGGCGGAAGCATGGGAGTGATCTTGCATGCGGCTCTCGGCGAGATGGTGATTATCGGTGGTGCCGCATTCGGTGCATACGTGATCGCCAATCCAATGAAGATCGTAAAGATGGGGATCAAACTCTCCATCAAAGCGATGACTTCCAAAGGACCGCAAAAACCTGATTACGTCGAACTTCTTCAAATGCTTTTCCAACTCTTCCAACTTTTCCGTAAGGAAGGACCTCAAGGGGTTGAGAAACACATCGAGGAACCAGAAAAGAGTGAACTCTTCAAAGCGTATCCTGGTTTCATGCACAACCATCACGCTGTTGATTTTCTGTGCGACACAATGAAAGTAACTCTATCTGCGGAGCTAAGTCCTTACGATGTCGATGATCTTTTGGATGCCGATATCAAAGGTATCCACGCCGAAGAACATCTGGCGCAACACGCGGTGACTGCGGTTGCCGGTGGTTTCCCGGGTCTAGGTATCGTTGCCGCCGTTTTGGGTATCGTTAAAACGATGGGTAAGTTGAGTGAAGGTACGGAAGTTATCGGTGCCAGCGTTGCCCACGCCCTGGTTGGAACGATGTTAGGGGTATTTTGCGCTTACGGTTTGATTGAACCGACGGCAACAAAAATGGCAGCGGATATTGAATCGGAAGGACGTTACTTAACATGTATTAAAGCGGCACTAGTCGCATTGCAAAGAGGTGCTCCTCCGATCGTATGTATCGAGTACGCTCGTCGTTCGATCATGCCAGAAGAGCGTCCGTCATTTGCGGAAATTGATAAAGCAACTAAAGAAATTAAGAAAGCCGCTTAA
- a CDS encoding protein-disulfide reductase DsbD family protein, with the protein MKLSLKYILVFALLLCASPRSWAVANPDDTDPLLAETKVLPYEWSPGQGGNIEIKMKLPEGYHAYEDKFSVVILEPDGFQVAPFKITPTKKWYDKFSKKERTGVEKTSTLTAHIEAPSRFLKKYDKMKLELVYQACSDQFCLFPTTKVIEVPIMVTMVEGEPRVEKAPQEVMSNPSSFFDTANFNKYLGSGMLAGLLFVFLAGIFTSFTPCIFPMIPITLAVLGNHSNERSRLLNFITSCVYVLGIATTYSILGLAAASSGGVFGATLGNPYVLTVVCLIFLAMALSMYGLYELQVPAFIRNRLGTGKQKQGLGGAYLTGLFAGIVASPCVGPVLVAILTYVASTQNKLLGFLYLFVYALGLGLIFIALGLSNQLVKALPRSGAWMNSFKFILGTLMLSAFYYYLDLLLPARWFDAALGAGLVVLASVYGAFLPAKGMPAIKHIQKGIMQAVLIVGIGYVVIAAFDLRPMIRGNMMAGNSLNQIKKMNWQPYSEAALAQAAKDQKPVIIDFWADWCAACHELEEQTFADARVRAMAENFVLLKFDATKDSEELRALKKKYNIQGLPTVVFINPHGVWIDALTLTQFEKPEAFLKRMEKGAQ; encoded by the coding sequence ATGAAACTCAGCTTGAAGTACATTTTGGTATTCGCTCTTCTTCTTTGCGCAAGTCCAAGGTCTTGGGCCGTCGCCAACCCGGATGATACAGATCCCCTGCTTGCTGAAACCAAGGTGCTTCCTTATGAATGGAGTCCAGGCCAAGGCGGCAATATCGAAATCAAAATGAAATTGCCGGAAGGTTATCACGCTTACGAAGATAAATTCAGCGTTGTGATTTTAGAACCGGATGGATTTCAAGTAGCGCCTTTCAAAATCACGCCCACAAAAAAATGGTATGATAAGTTTTCAAAAAAAGAGCGCACGGGAGTTGAAAAAACATCAACCCTCACCGCGCACATTGAAGCTCCTTCGCGTTTTTTAAAAAAATACGACAAGATGAAATTGGAATTGGTCTATCAAGCTTGTTCTGACCAGTTTTGTTTGTTCCCGACAACCAAAGTGATCGAAGTTCCGATCATGGTCACCATGGTCGAAGGCGAACCGCGAGTTGAAAAAGCTCCTCAAGAAGTGATGAGCAATCCTTCTTCTTTTTTCGACACAGCTAATTTTAATAAATACCTCGGCTCGGGAATGCTTGCAGGACTCCTGTTTGTTTTCCTCGCGGGTATCTTCACAAGTTTCACGCCGTGCATTTTTCCGATGATTCCTATTACGCTTGCGGTTTTAGGAAATCACTCCAATGAAAGAAGCCGCCTGCTCAACTTTATCACAAGCTGTGTGTACGTTTTGGGAATTGCGACAACCTATTCCATTTTAGGCCTGGCAGCCGCTTCCAGTGGTGGAGTCTTTGGTGCGACGTTAGGAAACCCTTACGTGCTAACCGTCGTGTGTTTGATTTTCCTGGCAATGGCTTTAAGCATGTACGGACTTTATGAATTGCAAGTGCCTGCGTTTATTCGCAATCGCCTCGGCACTGGCAAACAAAAGCAAGGGCTCGGTGGCGCTTATCTGACAGGTCTTTTTGCAGGAATTGTTGCAAGTCCTTGTGTTGGTCCTGTGCTTGTAGCAATTTTGACTTACGTGGCTTCCACACAGAATAAACTTTTAGGATTTTTATATCTCTTCGTTTATGCACTGGGATTGGGTTTGATCTTTATTGCTTTGGGACTTTCAAACCAATTGGTGAAGGCATTGCCTCGCTCGGGCGCGTGGATGAATTCATTTAAATTTATCTTAGGCACTTTGATGTTGAGTGCTTTTTATTATTACCTGGATCTTTTGCTTCCGGCTCGTTGGTTTGACGCTGCTTTAGGTGCGGGACTGGTTGTTCTCGCCAGCGTTTACGGCGCCTTTCTTCCTGCGAAAGGGATGCCTGCGATAAAGCATATTCAAAAAGGAATTATGCAGGCCGTTCTTATTGTGGGAATTGGCTACGTGGTCATTGCGGCATTTGATTTGCGTCCCATGATTCGCGGGAACATGATGGCTGGCAATAGCTTAAATCAAATTAAGAAAATGAATTGGCAACCGTATTCGGAGGCTGCACTTGCACAAGCCGCAAAAGATCAAAAGCCCGTCATCATTGATTTCTGGGCTGATTGGTGTGCGGCTTGCCATGAACTTGAAGAGCAAACTTTCGCGGATGCTCGCGTGCGTGCCATGGCCGAAAATTTTGTCTTATTAAAGTTTGATGCGACGAAAGATTCTGAAGAGCTTAGGGCTCTTAAAAAGAAATACAATATCCAAGGACTTCCGACGGTGGTGTTTATCAATCCGCACGGTGTTTGGATTGATGCTCTCACTTTGACTCAATTTGAAAAACCGGAAGCATTCCTTAAGAGAATGGAAAAAGGGGCTCAGTAG
- a CDS encoding branched-chain amino acid aminotransferase, translating into MSTQNISIQRTSAPKQKPSVDSLGFGRFFTDHMFTAFYSKKNGWHDAKITPYQPLPLDPGASVLHYGQALFEGMKAFAHEDGKCVMFRPEFNWQRMVDGAERLCMQAPPKELFLQGISELIRVDKDWIPREKGSALYIRPTLIGTEAFLGVRPADEYLFFTILSPVGSYYGNDNKPVKIWVEEELVRAAPGGLGATKAAANYAASLKAALDAKKNSYSQVLWLDVNREYVEEVGTMNVFFVFDNEIVTPALGGTILGGGTRNSIITLLKNQGKNITERKLSLQEIRESAKSGRLKEIFGTGTAAVISPVGELAAKDWKIVVNNGEVGPVASSLYEELTGIQQGLKPDTHGWLYHI; encoded by the coding sequence ATGAGCACACAAAATATTTCGATCCAACGCACGTCTGCGCCTAAACAAAAACCTTCTGTTGATTCTTTGGGATTTGGTCGCTTTTTTACCGACCATATGTTCACAGCTTTTTATTCCAAGAAGAATGGTTGGCATGATGCGAAGATCACACCTTATCAACCGTTGCCGTTGGATCCTGGCGCAAGTGTCTTGCACTACGGCCAAGCGCTGTTTGAAGGCATGAAAGCGTTTGCTCATGAAGACGGAAAATGTGTGATGTTCCGTCCTGAGTTTAACTGGCAGCGTATGGTCGATGGCGCCGAGCGCCTGTGCATGCAAGCTCCTCCAAAAGAACTTTTTCTTCAAGGTATCAGCGAATTGATCCGTGTCGATAAAGACTGGATTCCTCGTGAAAAAGGCAGCGCTCTTTACATCCGCCCTACTCTGATCGGAACCGAAGCGTTCTTAGGCGTGCGCCCTGCTGATGAATACTTGTTCTTCACTATTCTGTCTCCGGTGGGTTCTTACTATGGCAATGACAACAAGCCTGTGAAAATCTGGGTTGAAGAAGAACTTGTGCGCGCAGCTCCGGGTGGGTTGGGTGCAACGAAAGCCGCTGCGAATTATGCAGCCAGCTTGAAAGCCGCTCTGGATGCAAAAAAGAATTCTTACTCACAAGTTTTGTGGCTGGATGTGAACCGTGAATACGTGGAAGAAGTTGGCACAATGAACGTCTTCTTTGTTTTCGACAATGAAATCGTCACACCTGCTTTAGGTGGAACGATCTTAGGTGGCGGCACAAGAAATTCCATCATCACTCTTTTGAAAAATCAGGGTAAGAACATCACGGAAAGAAAATTGAGCCTTCAAGAAATTCGTGAAAGTGCGAAGTCCGGCCGTTTGAAAGAAATCTTTGGAACAGGCACTGCGGCTGTGATCAGCCCTGTTGGTGAACTTGCTGCAAAAGACTGGAAGATTGTTGTGAATAACGGTGAAGTGGGACCTGTTGCGAGTTCTCTTTACGAAGAACTCACAGGCATTCAACAAGGTCTAAAGCCAGACACTCACGGCTGGCTTTACCATATTTAA
- a CDS encoding pseudouridine synthase, whose amino-acid sequence MSENNSSQRVRLNKLIADSGLASRRHADRMIEEGQVTVNGKRVYELGIKVDPQADRILIDGKPLRKPLTQKLYLVMNKPKGVLTTMDDPHGRPTIADYLGEVPARVFPVGRLDWDSEGMLLLTNDGDFANKVMHPKAEVTKTYLVKLDGQPQPHHIEKLKKGVSIIGGKVSARHIERIKKSGDNKSDKYEWYKIVITEGKNRQIRQMFAKVGFDVLKLQRVAVGRLRLGALKTGELIFLNESAIDRVFLPDDPEEVKTKRTYKGRATSVKKTAKPASRVRVKKPRG is encoded by the coding sequence ATGTCTGAAAATAACTCCTCTCAAAGAGTTCGACTTAACAAATTAATCGCTGATAGCGGCCTTGCTTCTCGTCGCCATGCAGATCGCATGATTGAAGAAGGCCAAGTCACAGTGAACGGCAAACGCGTTTACGAATTGGGTATCAAAGTAGATCCTCAAGCCGATCGTATTCTTATCGACGGAAAGCCTTTGCGCAAACCTTTGACTCAAAAATTGTATCTTGTGATGAACAAACCTAAAGGTGTTCTAACGACGATGGATGATCCGCATGGACGTCCGACAATCGCTGATTACCTTGGTGAAGTTCCTGCGCGCGTGTTCCCCGTGGGACGTCTGGATTGGGATTCTGAAGGCATGCTTCTTTTGACGAACGATGGTGATTTCGCCAATAAAGTGATGCATCCAAAAGCAGAAGTCACAAAAACTTATCTTGTGAAGCTGGATGGTCAACCGCAACCTCATCACATTGAAAAACTCAAAAAAGGTGTTTCGATCATCGGCGGTAAAGTTTCTGCCCGTCATATCGAAAGAATCAAAAAATCCGGCGACAATAAATCCGACAAGTATGAATGGTACAAGATTGTGATCACAGAAGGTAAAAATCGTCAGATCCGTCAGATGTTTGCGAAAGTGGGCTTTGACGTTTTGAAACTCCAACGTGTGGCTGTGGGCCGCTTGCGTTTAGGAGCTTTGAAAACAGGAGAGTTGATTTTCCTCAATGAAAGCGCGATTGACCGCGTGTTCTTGCCGGATGATCCAGAAGAAGTAAAAACAAAACGCACTTATAAAGGTCGCGCCACTTCTGTAAAGAAAACGGCGAAACCCGCATCTCGCGTTCGAGTTAAAAAACCAAGAGGCTAA
- a CDS encoding EamA family transporter: protein MASMNPRLRGTIEISIASAGFGFLGIFGKWAFQSGLSVGEFLSYRFTLAALLLWIFLLLFKPEWVKLNKRQTLIAALLGIFGYAFFSTLYFEAIKGVSVTLAALLLYTYPFWVNIFSHFFTHDKISKKEALCLVAASAGLVLLLWGHIEVKNIWAIAAGLGAAISYAIYVLLSGRLQKDVRPISSALYVITFGAIALSLFHRPDFGSVQNLSSFQASCIFGIALICTILPLSLELAALQKLKSSEVALLMMIEPLTAAIMGAMIFHESLSLRQLLGALVIATALIVNTFSKNQIKAA from the coding sequence ATGGCTTCCATGAACCCCCGCTTAAGAGGAACTATTGAAATTTCCATCGCCAGCGCGGGTTTTGGTTTTTTAGGGATCTTTGGAAAATGGGCCTTTCAATCAGGCCTTTCCGTCGGTGAATTTCTTTCTTACCGCTTCACCCTGGCAGCCCTCCTTCTTTGGATATTTCTGCTGCTCTTTAAACCTGAATGGGTGAAGCTCAACAAACGCCAAACTTTGATTGCGGCTCTTCTGGGAATTTTCGGTTACGCATTTTTCTCCACACTTTATTTTGAAGCGATCAAAGGTGTGAGTGTTACGCTGGCAGCTTTGCTTCTTTATACTTATCCGTTTTGGGTGAATATTTTTTCGCACTTTTTTACTCACGATAAGATTTCTAAGAAAGAGGCCTTATGCCTGGTGGCGGCTTCGGCAGGTTTGGTTCTTTTGCTTTGGGGTCATATCGAAGTAAAAAATATTTGGGCGATTGCTGCTGGACTTGGAGCTGCGATCAGTTATGCGATTTATGTTTTGCTTTCAGGCCGTCTGCAAAAAGACGTGCGTCCGATTTCTTCGGCTTTGTATGTGATCACTTTCGGTGCGATTGCCTTGTCGCTCTTTCACCGTCCTGATTTTGGGTCTGTGCAAAACCTTTCCAGCTTTCAAGCCAGTTGCATTTTCGGTATTGCCTTGATCTGCACCATCTTGCCATTGAGTTTGGAACTCGCAGCTTTGCAAAAATTAAAAAGTTCTGAAGTGGCTCTTTTGATGATGATTGAGCCTCTGACGGCGGCGATTATGGGTGCGATGATCTTCCACGAAAGTCTTAGTCTTCGTCAGCTTTTAGGTGCCTTAGTGA